One Rhodothermales bacterium genomic window, GGGGCTGACGCTGATCACGGGATGGATCTGGTGGTCCGTCGATCCGTCCCGGGCCGTGTTCAACATGGTCGCCCTGCTTGTGATCACCTGCCCGTGCGCGCTCGCCATGGCCACGCCGCTGAGCCTGGCCGTCGCGACGGGACGCGCGGCCGGCCTGGGTGTGTTCATGAAACACGAATCGGTGTTTCAGACACTGCACGATGCGGACACCCTCGTATTCGACAAAACCGGCACCCTGACCGCCGGCGCGTTGCGCGTGGTCGATCTGGAGGGCGATGCGTCCGTTCTCGGCGACGCGGGGGCGCTGGAACGGGGCCTCACCCATCCCGTGGCGCGGGTGCTCGAGGCCTACGCCTCCGACGATCAGGCGGATGACCGCGTGCTTGTGCCCGGAAAGGGCGTCGAGGGCATCGTACGGGGCCGGCGCGTGCGGCTCGGCCGGCCCGACTGGGTCTTTGGGGCCGCGGAGGCGCCTCCGTCGCTCCGCGCCGCCGTGGACACCTACACGCGGCACGGGCATGTCACGGTCGTCGTATCGGTCGATGCGCGGCCGGTCGCCGTGCTGGCGCTCGCGGATGCCGTGCGGCCCGACGCCCGCCGGCTCGTGGCGCGGCTGCAGGCCGAGGGAAAAACGATCCATCTGCTCTCCGGTGACCATCCGAGCGTCGTCGCGTCCATCGCGGAACGCCTCGGCATCGCGCCGGAGCGGGCGACCGGGTATGCCACGCCGGAGCAAAAACAGACCTACATCCAGCGGTTGCGCGACGCGGGCCACGTCGTCGCGATGATCGGGGACGGGATCAACGACGCGGCCGCCCTGCGGGCGTCGTCGGTCGGGATCGCCGTCGCCGGGACGCTGTCGCCCGGCTTCTCGGCGGCCGATGTGTACGTCGCCCGGGAAGGGCTGGCCGGATTGCGCCACCTGTTTTCAGCGACCGCCGATGTGCTTCGCCGGATTCGCATCACCCTGTGGTTTTCGCTCGCGTACAATCTCGCCGGCGCCCTGGCCGCGATGGCCGGCGTCGTGCATCCCCTGCTGGCGGCCATCGCGATGCCGGTCAGCTCGCTCATCGTGGCCTTGCTGGCCTCGGCGCCCGCGCGTGCCGTACGCGATGAAACAGAGGAATAACCTCATGAATGTCCTATACATCCTGGTACCTGTCGCCCTCGCCCTGGCCGGACTCAGCGTGCTCGCCTTCCGGTGGGCCAGCTCCAGCGGCCAGTTCGACGACGTGCATACGCCGGCGCTCCGCGTGATCATGGATGACACCCCGGCTCCGAACGCAAACCAACACAACCATGAGCAGTAATATCAACCTCGTCGCCCCCGTCAACGAGAGCGCCGCCGAGGCCGGCGCAACCACGTTCGAGTGGAGCGCACCGTCTCTTTCCGACGCCCTGCGTCTTCAGGTCGCGCGCGACAGCAGCTTCAGCGATGTCGTGTTCGACGCGCGCATCCCGCGCACCACCGTCTTCACGCTGTTCAATACCCTGCGTCCGAGCGAGTCCGCCTATTTCTGGCGCGTGCAGTCGGGCCGCGCGGGGCAGGAGGCGTGGAGCGAGACGGGCCGCTTTATCGCGGTGTCGGATGAGGCGATGGCGGCGCCGGCACGGCCGGCGGCCCAGGCTTCCGCGGCCCCCGCGTCGCGGCCGGTCAGCGCTCCGTCGCATGCGGCTCCGCGCCCGCCCTCCATGCGCCGG contains:
- the ccoS gene encoding cbb3-type cytochrome oxidase assembly protein CcoS, with product MNVLYILVPVALALAGLSVLAFRWASSSGQFDDVHTPALRVIMDDTPAPNANQHNHEQ